A single window of Methylomarinum sp. Ch1-1 DNA harbors:
- the fbaA gene encoding class II fructose-bisphosphate aldolase — protein MAQKILDIVKPGVVTGEDVQKVFEFCKQNKCALPAVNCISTDTINAVLEAAAKVKSPVIIQFSNGGAAFFAGKGLPVEGQRSSILGAISGAKHVHNMAEHYGVPVILHTDHAAKKLLPWIDGLLDAGEKHFAETGKPLFSSHMLDLSEESLEENIETCAKYLERMSKMDMTLEIELGCTGGEEDGVDNTDMDHSLLYTQPEEVAYAYEELSKVSPRFTIAASFGNVHGVYKPGNVKLTPTILRDSQTYVSEKYGVPTNTLNFVFHGGSGSSAEEIKESISYGVIKMNIDTDTQWATWEGVKNYYKKNEAYLQGQIGNPDGADSPNKKYYDPRAWQRAGQVGMVTRLEQAFKELNAVDIL, from the coding sequence ATGGCACAAAAAATTTTAGACATCGTCAAGCCAGGCGTTGTGACCGGCGAAGACGTACAAAAAGTTTTCGAATTCTGTAAACAAAACAAATGTGCGTTGCCAGCAGTAAACTGCATCAGCACCGACACGATCAACGCCGTGTTGGAAGCCGCCGCGAAGGTGAAATCCCCGGTTATCATCCAGTTTTCCAATGGCGGTGCGGCGTTCTTTGCAGGTAAGGGTTTACCTGTTGAAGGGCAGCGCAGCTCTATCTTGGGGGCAATTTCCGGGGCAAAACATGTGCACAATATGGCTGAGCACTACGGTGTTCCCGTTATTTTGCATACCGATCATGCGGCGAAAAAATTATTGCCATGGATCGACGGATTGTTAGATGCCGGCGAAAAACATTTTGCCGAAACCGGTAAGCCCTTGTTCAGCTCTCACATGCTGGATCTTTCCGAAGAAAGTCTGGAAGAAAACATCGAGACTTGCGCAAAATATTTGGAGCGCATGTCGAAAATGGATATGACCCTGGAAATCGAACTGGGTTGTACCGGCGGTGAAGAAGACGGCGTTGATAATACCGATATGGATCATTCCCTGTTGTATACGCAACCGGAAGAAGTCGCTTATGCTTACGAGGAATTAAGCAAGGTCAGCCCGCGTTTCACCATTGCCGCTTCTTTCGGTAACGTTCATGGTGTCTACAAACCGGGTAATGTAAAACTGACGCCGACTATCCTGAGAGATTCTCAGACTTATGTTTCCGAGAAATACGGTGTCCCGACCAATACCCTGAATTTCGTTTTCCACGGTGGTTCCGGCTCTTCCGCCGAAGAAATCAAGGAATCGATCAGCTATGGGGTCATCAAAATGAACATTGATACCGATACCCAATGGGCGACTTGGGAAGGTGTGAAGAACTACTACAAGAAAAACGAAGCCTATCTGCAAGGCCAAATCGGCAACCCGGATGGCGCCGATAGCCCCAACAAGAAATATTATGATCCACGCGCTTGGCAACGCGCCGGCCAAGTTGGCATGGTGACGCGTTTGGAACAGGCTTTCAAAGAACTGAATGCGGTTGATATTTTATAA
- a CDS encoding transaldolase, translating into MAKNLLEQLSEMTVVVADTGDLEAIETFKPRDATTNPSLITAAAQMPQYQSIVDDTLKGARESLGAAASADEVATLAFDRLAVSFGLKILEIIPGRVSTEVDARLSFDTEGTVAKGREIIAQYEAKGVSKERILIKIASTWEGIKAAEILEKEGIHCNLTLLFGLHQAIACAEAGVTLISPFVGRILDWYKKDTGRDSYPAPEDPGVLSVTEVYNYYKKFGYKTEVMGASFRNIGEITELAGCDLLTISPALLAELQSSEGELVRKLDPAKAAEQSIEKISIDKDTFEKMHADNRMATDKLSEGIDGFAKALVSLEQMLKDRLATLEA; encoded by the coding sequence ATGGCAAAAAATTTACTTGAACAACTTAGTGAAATGACCGTAGTTGTGGCTGATACCGGTGATCTTGAAGCCATTGAGACATTTAAACCACGTGATGCCACCACTAACCCTTCGTTGATTACCGCGGCCGCTCAAATGCCACAGTATCAAAGCATTGTCGATGATACTCTGAAAGGAGCGAGAGAATCACTGGGCGCCGCTGCCTCGGCAGATGAAGTCGCGACATTGGCCTTCGACCGTTTGGCGGTATCATTCGGCCTGAAAATTCTGGAAATCATTCCAGGCCGTGTTTCCACTGAAGTTGACGCCAGACTGTCTTTTGACACCGAAGGCACCGTCGCCAAAGGTCGTGAAATTATCGCCCAATATGAAGCGAAAGGCGTTTCTAAAGAACGAATTTTGATTAAAATCGCTTCCACTTGGGAAGGTATTAAAGCCGCTGAAATTCTGGAAAAAGAAGGCATACACTGTAACTTGACGCTGTTATTCGGTTTGCACCAAGCGATTGCTTGCGCCGAGGCCGGCGTGACCCTGATTTCTCCTTTCGTGGGTCGTATTCTGGACTGGTACAAGAAAGATACCGGACGCGATTCATATCCTGCGCCTGAAGATCCAGGTGTTCTGTCTGTCACCGAGGTTTACAACTATTACAAGAAATTTGGTTATAAAACCGAAGTTATGGGAGCGAGCTTCCGTAATATCGGTGAAATCACCGAATTGGCCGGTTGCGATCTGTTGACTATTTCTCCTGCGTTGTTAGCGGAATTACAATCATCTGAAGGTGAGTTGGTGCGCAAACTTGACCCTGCTAAAGCCGCCGAGCAAAGCATCGAAAAAATCTCTATCGATAAAGATACTTTCGAAAAAATGCATGCCGACAACCGTATGGCGACCGACAAGCTGTCTGAAGGTATCGATGGCTTCGCCAAGGCGTTGGTATCCTTGGAACAAATGTTGAAGGATCGTTTAGCAACGTTGGAAGCTTAA